From the genome of Pelobacter propionicus DSM 2379, one region includes:
- the mfd gene encoding transcription-repair coupling factor: protein MTQSDTPSRISHTATILDALERGSRHILLPGLKGSSPACILADILARSTRTLLVLTPDQAAADEFLRELTFFASPSHAPLSFPAWDMAPFSATSPHPDISGARLDTLFRLQNGLARAVVMPVAAALQRVLGRGLFSESSCYLVSGEEFERDELLGRLVKMGYANVPLVEDRGTFAVRGGILDIFPPNLSAPVRIEFFGDTAETIRTFDPLTQRSLHPLEELVLLPSREIILTDGVLADIAPRLKGCCDDLEIPANRRREILENLKSAVYFRGVEYLQPLLHPGLETIFDYAPDASLALLDPQAIQEAITTFGRELEDGEATARQNGLPHSPRQELYLDGEQLRELMENRGRLELSGLLLEEPQGPAVITIPCQDNTDLRVTVSKETTQALTPLSRSLRQWLDSGFRVLIACHQNAQAERLRELLTPYRIPCAISEASFAETVQGEAQGDASPDGVVTLLQGDLSRGFRLLEARLVLIAEEELFGKRVRRRGISEVRKKQILSSLAELKPGDHMVHVDHGIGLYRGLQHISVSGVGGDFLLLEYNGGDKLYLPVDRLALVQRYVGPEGSSPSLDKLGGVSWEKSKGKARKAIEELAGELLEIYAKRQICEGFSFSPPDEMYREFEASFAWEETPDQLSAINDVLADMQHSRPMDRLVCGDVGYGKTEVALRGAFKAALDGKQVGVLVPTTILAQQHFETFHERLKEYPVRVEALSRFRTPKEQKAILERLKKGEIDIVIGTHRLLQKDVAFKDLGLLIIDEEQRFGVKDKERLKAFRAVVDVMTLTATPIPRTLYMSMMGIRDLSIIDTPPVDRLAVKTIVARFSEELVREAIMRELRRGGQVFFVHNRVQTIAKRAELIAALVPEAKIAVGHGQMGEQELEKVMLGFMHGETNLLICTTIIESGLDIPNANTLIVDHADRFGLSQLYQLRGRVGRSSQRGYAYLLIPGEGSLTSDARERLKILQDISELGAGFRIATHDMEIRGAGDMLGSRQSGTVIEIGFELYNQMLEETICRMRGEEMIEQVEPEINLKVPAFIPETYVRDTGQRLVIYKKLTQAESEEDVLDVQNEVSDRFGKYPLATAYLFETMKLRIMLKKLLVRQIDYDGKDVVISFHPRTPASPDTIIAMMRNEPKRYRFTPDYRLTCGVKGTAFEEIIDAARTALLRLLPTETAQQKT, encoded by the coding sequence ATGACACAATCCGACACCCCATCACGCATATCCCACACTGCCACGATTCTTGACGCGCTGGAGCGCGGCAGCAGACACATCCTCCTGCCCGGCCTGAAGGGCTCCAGCCCGGCCTGCATCCTGGCCGACATCCTGGCCCGGTCCACCCGCACCCTGCTGGTGCTCACCCCCGACCAGGCTGCCGCCGACGAATTCCTCCGCGAACTGACCTTCTTCGCCTCCCCCAGCCATGCCCCGCTCTCCTTTCCGGCCTGGGACATGGCCCCCTTTTCGGCCACCTCGCCCCATCCGGACATCTCCGGCGCCAGACTTGACACGCTCTTCCGCCTGCAGAACGGCCTGGCACGGGCGGTGGTCATGCCGGTGGCGGCAGCCCTGCAGCGGGTCCTGGGCCGCGGACTCTTCAGCGAATCCTCCTGCTACCTGGTCAGCGGCGAGGAGTTCGAGCGGGACGAACTGCTGGGCAGACTGGTCAAGATGGGCTACGCCAACGTCCCCCTGGTGGAGGACCGCGGCACCTTTGCCGTGCGGGGCGGGATCCTGGACATCTTCCCCCCCAACCTCTCCGCTCCGGTGCGCATCGAGTTCTTCGGCGACACGGCCGAGACCATACGCACCTTTGATCCGCTCACCCAGCGTTCGCTGCACCCCCTGGAAGAACTGGTGCTGCTCCCCTCCCGCGAGATCATCCTCACTGACGGGGTGCTGGCCGACATCGCCCCGCGGCTAAAGGGCTGCTGCGACGACCTGGAGATCCCGGCCAACCGGAGGCGGGAGATCCTGGAGAACCTGAAGAGCGCCGTCTACTTCCGGGGCGTGGAGTACCTGCAACCGCTCTTGCACCCCGGCCTGGAGACCATCTTCGATTACGCGCCGGACGCCTCCCTGGCGTTGCTTGACCCCCAGGCCATTCAAGAGGCGATAACGACTTTCGGCAGAGAGCTGGAAGATGGCGAAGCTACAGCCAGGCAAAACGGCCTGCCCCACTCCCCCCGCCAGGAGCTGTACCTGGACGGCGAACAGCTGCGGGAGCTGATGGAGAACCGCGGCCGCCTGGAGCTGTCCGGCCTGCTCCTGGAGGAACCCCAGGGACCCGCAGTGATCACCATCCCCTGCCAGGACAATACCGACCTGCGGGTGACCGTTTCCAAGGAGACCACCCAGGCCCTGACCCCGCTCTCCCGCTCCCTGCGGCAATGGCTGGACAGCGGCTTCCGTGTCCTGATCGCCTGCCACCAGAATGCCCAGGCCGAGCGCCTGAGGGAGCTGCTGACCCCCTACCGGATCCCCTGCGCCATCAGCGAGGCTTCGTTCGCGGAAACGGTACAGGGTGAGGCCCAGGGCGATGCATCTCCGGATGGCGTCGTCACCCTCCTGCAAGGGGACCTGTCCCGGGGCTTCCGCCTGCTGGAGGCCAGGCTGGTCCTGATCGCCGAGGAGGAGCTGTTCGGCAAGCGGGTGCGGCGGCGCGGCATCTCCGAGGTGCGCAAGAAGCAGATCCTGTCATCCCTGGCCGAGCTCAAGCCGGGAGACCACATGGTGCATGTGGACCACGGCATCGGCCTGTACCGCGGCCTGCAGCACATCAGCGTCAGCGGCGTCGGCGGCGATTTCCTGCTGCTTGAGTACAACGGGGGCGACAAGCTGTACCTGCCGGTGGACCGCCTGGCCCTGGTTCAGCGCTATGTGGGGCCGGAGGGGAGCTCCCCCTCCCTGGACAAGCTGGGCGGGGTCTCCTGGGAAAAATCCAAGGGCAAGGCCAGGAAGGCCATCGAGGAGCTGGCGGGGGAGCTCTTAGAGATCTACGCCAAACGCCAGATCTGCGAGGGATTCTCCTTCTCGCCGCCGGACGAGATGTACCGCGAGTTCGAGGCTTCCTTTGCCTGGGAGGAGACGCCGGACCAGCTCTCGGCCATCAACGACGTGCTGGCCGACATGCAGCACTCCCGCCCCATGGACCGGCTGGTGTGCGGCGACGTGGGCTACGGCAAGACCGAGGTGGCCCTGCGGGGAGCCTTCAAGGCGGCCCTGGACGGCAAGCAGGTGGGGGTGCTGGTCCCCACCACCATCCTGGCCCAGCAGCACTTCGAGACCTTTCACGAACGACTCAAGGAGTACCCGGTCAGGGTGGAGGCGCTCTCCCGCTTCCGGACGCCGAAGGAGCAGAAGGCCATCCTGGAGCGGCTGAAGAAGGGGGAGATCGACATCGTCATCGGCACCCACCGCTTGCTGCAGAAGGACGTGGCCTTCAAGGACCTGGGGCTCTTGATCATCGACGAAGAGCAGCGCTTCGGCGTCAAGGACAAGGAGCGGCTGAAGGCCTTCCGGGCCGTGGTGGACGTCATGACCCTGACCGCCACCCCCATCCCCCGCACCCTGTACATGTCCATGATGGGCATCCGCGACCTCTCCATCATCGACACCCCTCCGGTGGACCGCCTGGCGGTCAAGACCATCGTGGCCCGTTTCTCCGAGGAGCTGGTGCGCGAGGCGATCATGCGCGAACTGCGCCGCGGCGGCCAGGTCTTCTTCGTCCACAACCGGGTCCAGACCATCGCCAAACGGGCCGAGCTGATCGCCGCCTTGGTGCCGGAGGCCAAGATCGCCGTGGGGCATGGCCAGATGGGGGAGCAGGAGCTGGAAAAGGTCATGCTCGGCTTCATGCACGGCGAGACCAACCTCCTGATCTGCACCACCATCATCGAGTCCGGCCTGGACATTCCCAACGCCAACACCCTGATCGTGGACCACGCCGACAGGTTCGGCCTCTCCCAGCTCTACCAGCTGCGGGGGAGGGTGGGACGATCCAGCCAGCGCGGCTACGCCTACCTGCTGATCCCGGGGGAGGGCTCGCTCACCTCCGACGCCCGGGAACGGCTGAAGATCCTGCAGGACATCTCCGAACTGGGGGCCGGCTTCCGCATCGCCACCCACGATATGGAGATTCGCGGCGCCGGAGATATGCTGGGGAGCCGCCAGTCCGGCACGGTGATCGAGATCGGCTTCGAGCTGTACAACCAGATGCTGGAGGAGACCATCTGCCGCATGCGGGGCGAGGAGATGATCGAGCAGGTGGAGCCGGAGATCAACCTGAAGGTGCCGGCCTTCATCCCCGAGACCTATGTCAGGGACACCGGGCAGAGGCTGGTGATCTACAAGAAGCTGACCCAGGCCGAAAGCGAGGAGGATGTGCTGGACGTGCAGAACGAGGTGAGCGACCGCTTCGGCAAATACCCGCTGGCCACCGCCTACCTGTTCGAGACCATGAAGCTGCGCATCATGCTGAAAAAACTTCTGGTGCGCCAGATCGACTACGACGGCAAGGATGTGGTGATCAGCTTCCACCCCCGCACACCGGCATCGCCGGATACGATCATAGCCATGATGAGGAACGAGCCGAAGCGATACCGCTTCACGCCCGACTACCGCCTGACCTGCGGCGTCAAGGGTACCGCCTTCGAGGAGATCATCGATGCGGCCCGCACGGCGCTGCTACGGCTCCTGCCAACGGAAACAGCACAGCAGAAGACGTGA
- a CDS encoding YqaA family protein: MLLDRLHQPGYGCLFVLSFLASSLLPLGSEWLLVMMLVKGYPPLATVMTATLGNFLGAVTTYLIGVLGSEWLITRVLRISEEQLQRARGRYRRFGVCTLFFSWLPLIGDPLCLVGGMMRTDFRLFTLLVASGKLIRYAALAWVSLRAAT; this comes from the coding sequence ATGCTCCTTGACCGGTTGCATCAGCCCGGTTACGGCTGTCTGTTCGTGCTGAGTTTTCTGGCGTCCAGCCTGCTCCCCCTTGGCTCCGAATGGCTGCTGGTGATGATGCTGGTCAAGGGGTATCCCCCCCTGGCAACGGTCATGACCGCCACGCTGGGCAATTTCCTCGGTGCGGTCACCACCTACCTGATCGGCGTTCTGGGCAGCGAATGGCTGATAACCCGCGTGCTGCGGATCTCGGAAGAACAGCTGCAGCGGGCACGCGGACGGTATCGACGCTTCGGGGTCTGCACGCTGTTCTTCTCCTGGCTGCCGCTGATCGGCGACCCGCTCTGCCTGGTGGGGGGCATGATGCGCACGGACTTCCGGCTGTTCACCCTGCTGGTGGCCTCGGGAAAGCTGATCCGCTACGCCGCTCTGGCCTGGGTCAGCCTGCGGGCGGCCACCTGA
- a CDS encoding HAD family hydrolase: MMARLVTGSTAVVREGGTSLPPATRIRAIVFDLDGTLYVSDEFAAVIKDAAVAYLAALLGLDLEQARTAMAETRDRLTAESGAQPTLSAVCRAVGGALPGMHEFFQQRLRPESYLVPDRRVIDLLERLRCQAALYIYTNNSRPLVNRILVALGLEGLFRGVFTIDDSWRAKPDQVGLEQILAIVAEPAEGVLFVGDRFDVDLRLAKRYGCPVFLCRTIEELLQLDRLIVNRQG; this comes from the coding sequence ATGATGGCCCGGCTCGTGACCGGCAGCACAGCTGTTGTCCGGGAGGGAGGAACGTCCCTCCCTCCCGCTACCCGGATCCGGGCCATCGTCTTTGACTTGGACGGCACCCTGTACGTATCCGACGAATTTGCCGCTGTTATTAAGGATGCTGCCGTGGCCTATCTGGCCGCTCTCCTGGGCCTGGATCTGGAGCAGGCCCGTACGGCGATGGCCGAAACCCGCGACCGCCTGACCGCGGAGTCGGGCGCGCAGCCTACCCTCTCCGCCGTCTGCCGGGCAGTGGGGGGAGCGCTCCCCGGCATGCACGAATTTTTCCAGCAGCGGCTCAGGCCTGAATCGTATCTGGTGCCTGACCGGCGGGTGATTGACCTGCTGGAACGTCTCCGTTGCCAGGCTGCGCTGTACATCTACACCAACAACAGCCGGCCGCTGGTGAACCGCATCCTGGTTGCCCTGGGCTTGGAGGGGCTTTTCAGGGGGGTGTTCACCATCGACGACTCTTGGAGGGCCAAGCCGGACCAGGTCGGGCTGGAGCAGATCCTGGCCATCGTGGCCGAGCCTGCCGAAGGAGTGCTCTTCGTGGGTGACCGCTTTGATGTGGATCTTCGTCTGGCAAAACGGTACGGCTGTCCGGTCTTTCTCTGCCGGACCATCGAGGAGCTGCTGCAACTGGACCGCCTGATCGTCAACCGGCAGGGATGA
- a CDS encoding helix-turn-helix transcriptional regulator: MGQGKPARKYSQAGRLHSIIRLLETRRGMTLDDLAAECGVDRRTIQRDLAAVEEAGYTLTTEWQEGRKVFSFLTRSRAIPPISLTLNQLMSLYLLRSLGVHLAGTPLLAELDDLFRTIRSLLPDRYAAHLERIARVSLPRLHGPRDYAAAAPHFGGLQRALLQQYRMRLVYAKNGAGESQAYELDPYTLVFHKAGIYLLGYAHNRKGMRLFALERIRGLEVSRQRFEIPDAYEPEGYFSDAFGLVNDAPLRVRVRFSSAVAHAVRDRIWRPGQVVENDAGGGVVVSFEASGEKELLSWILSYGDQAEVLEPPGLRALVERQVDAMVRLYRGDGVSP, encoded by the coding sequence ATGGGGCAGGGTAAACCGGCGCGGAAATATTCCCAGGCAGGCCGCCTGCACAGCATCATCCGTCTCTTGGAGACGCGGCGCGGCATGACCCTGGATGATCTGGCCGCCGAGTGCGGCGTGGACCGGCGCACCATCCAGCGCGACCTGGCCGCGGTTGAAGAGGCCGGCTACACGCTCACCACCGAATGGCAGGAGGGAAGAAAGGTTTTCAGCTTTCTGACCAGGTCCCGCGCCATCCCCCCCATCAGTCTCACCCTGAATCAGCTCATGTCGCTCTATCTGCTGCGCTCCCTGGGTGTGCACCTGGCCGGCACTCCCTTGCTGGCCGAGCTCGACGACCTGTTCCGCACCATCAGGTCGCTGCTGCCGGACCGCTACGCGGCGCACCTGGAGCGCATCGCGCGGGTCTCCCTGCCCCGCTTGCACGGCCCGCGGGACTATGCCGCCGCGGCCCCCCACTTCGGGGGGCTGCAGCGTGCCCTGCTGCAGCAGTACCGGATGCGGCTGGTCTACGCGAAAAACGGGGCGGGCGAGAGTCAGGCGTACGAACTGGATCCCTACACCCTGGTATTCCACAAGGCCGGCATCTACCTGCTGGGGTATGCCCATAACCGCAAGGGAATGCGGCTGTTCGCCCTGGAGCGGATCCGCGGCCTGGAGGTCAGCCGGCAACGCTTCGAGATACCCGACGCCTATGAGCCGGAAGGCTACTTCAGCGATGCCTTCGGTCTGGTGAACGACGCTCCCCTGCGGGTACGGGTGCGCTTCTCCTCCGCAGTTGCCCATGCCGTCCGGGACCGCATCTGGCGGCCGGGGCAGGTGGTGGAGAACGATGCCGGGGGAGGGGTGGTCGTGTCCTTCGAGGCCTCCGGGGAGAAGGAGCTGCTCTCCTGGATACTCTCCTACGGCGACCAGGCCGAGGTTCTGGAACCGCCCGGCCTGCGAGCCCTGGTGGAACGCCAGGTCGACGCCATGGTCCGTCTCTACCGTGGTGATGGAGTATCGCCATGA
- a CDS encoding complex I NDUFA9 subunit family protein, translated as MKIFISGGTGFVGGHLIRELISRGHEPRLLVHRRAPAIEGVEQVEGDVTRPESFLDAAQGCQAVINLVGIIREFPSRGITFQRLHVQATANMLAAAKAAGIGRYLQMSALGTRKDARAEYHRSKFRAEELVRASGLEWTILRPSLIYGPGDSFINMLAGQLRHAPVMPVMGNGRYRLQPIHADDVARCFALSLELGETIAHCYDLCGANRLSYLELLDAIADAMGKPAPLKPHAPLALMKLIIPIMQHIPQFPITSDQLRMLLEESICDGGWQKTFGFEPRDFKEGIREYLKKGHAKT; from the coding sequence ATGAAGATCTTCATCAGCGGCGGCACCGGATTCGTAGGCGGGCACCTGATCCGAGAACTCATCAGCCGGGGACACGAACCGCGCCTGCTGGTACATCGGCGCGCTCCGGCCATCGAGGGGGTGGAGCAGGTCGAGGGGGACGTGACCAGGCCGGAGAGTTTTCTGGACGCGGCCCAGGGATGTCAGGCAGTCATCAACCTGGTGGGCATCATCCGCGAATTCCCCTCCCGCGGAATCACCTTCCAGCGACTGCACGTTCAGGCCACCGCCAATATGTTGGCAGCGGCGAAGGCTGCAGGCATCGGGCGCTACCTGCAGATGTCGGCCCTGGGTACGCGCAAGGACGCCCGCGCCGAGTACCACCGCAGCAAGTTCCGGGCAGAAGAGCTGGTACGCGCCTCCGGCCTGGAGTGGACCATCCTGCGCCCCTCGCTGATCTACGGCCCCGGGGACTCGTTCATCAACATGCTGGCCGGACAGTTGCGTCACGCCCCGGTCATGCCGGTCATGGGCAACGGTCGCTACCGGCTGCAACCGATCCATGCCGATGACGTGGCCCGCTGTTTCGCCCTCTCCCTGGAGTTGGGCGAGACCATCGCTCACTGCTACGATCTCTGCGGCGCCAACCGGCTCAGCTATCTGGAACTGCTGGACGCCATAGCCGATGCCATGGGAAAACCGGCGCCGCTCAAGCCCCACGCCCCCCTGGCCCTGATGAAACTGATCATCCCGATCATGCAGCACATACCCCAGTTCCCCATCACCAGCGATCAGTTGCGCATGCTGCTGGAGGAGAGCATCTGCGACGGCGGCTGGCAAAAAACCTTCGGCTTCGAACCACGCGATTTCAAAGAGGGAATCAGGGAATACCTTAAAAAGGGGCATGCAAAGACTTGA
- a CDS encoding DUF3124 domain-containing protein, giving the protein MCHSLRLSKLCLAALLCLLVIAATGEESPAAPDYRLSRGQTLYVPVYSNIFSAPRKIPFNLATMLSIRNTDMTHSITVASADYYDTKGRLLKRFYQRPFTLAPLESTYVFIPEDDVSGGTGANFIVRWYAAREVNIPLIESVMTGMKSGQGISFTGQGREIRGSGR; this is encoded by the coding sequence ATGTGCCACTCACTTCGGCTCTCAAAACTCTGCCTGGCCGCCCTGCTCTGCCTGCTCGTCATCGCGGCGACCGGCGAAGAGTCTCCGGCAGCCCCCGACTACCGCCTCTCCCGCGGACAGACCCTGTATGTGCCGGTCTATTCCAATATTTTCAGTGCGCCGCGAAAGATACCCTTCAACCTGGCAACCATGCTGAGCATCAGAAACACCGACATGACCCACTCCATCACCGTCGCCTCGGCCGATTACTATGACACCAAGGGGAGGCTGCTGAAGCGCTTCTACCAGCGTCCCTTCACCCTGGCCCCCCTGGAATCGACGTACGTGTTTATCCCCGAGGATGACGTTTCAGGAGGAACGGGAGCTAATTTCATCGTCAGATGGTACGCTGCCAGGGAGGTGAATATTCCCCTGATCGAGAGCGTCATGACCGGCATGAAATCAGGGCAGGGCATCTCCTTCACCGGCCAGGGACGGGAGATACGAGGAAGCGGCAGATAA
- a CDS encoding DUF6268 family outer membrane beta-barrel protein: protein MIAACATTRKIDTQGGISPAFLLATLLLALLALLVGVSAAESVAVTQEVDVGVGYAGHGATDVSPGSELNTNLKYVASRQVTRNLLLRFGAEWQRFSFAESRPSAAPSTLQQLNAIVGLDYQLAEQWLMRAELQPGIYGELGQVDGRRFGAPLILGFVKLVDTDLQWFLGLRVDLRSHYPVAPAVGVRWQFADLWTLNLMLPNPRLEYDVNSRLKAYVGGGIMAGTYVVGDHFGDGRGNKRLNHATLDYIELRVGPGLAWKVRPNLTLEAEAGYVVHRSWDFFDEHVKSTDDPVPYLQFSCCARF from the coding sequence ATGATCGCTGCCTGCGCCACTACCCGGAAGATTGATACGCAAGGAGGGATTTCCCCGGCATTCCTCCTGGCTACCCTGCTGCTGGCACTGCTGGCGCTGCTTGTCGGGGTTTCGGCCGCCGAATCGGTGGCCGTTACCCAGGAAGTCGATGTCGGGGTGGGATACGCGGGGCACGGGGCAACTGATGTGTCCCCCGGCAGCGAACTGAATACGAATCTGAAATACGTCGCCTCGCGGCAGGTCACCAGGAACCTCCTGCTGCGGTTCGGCGCCGAATGGCAGCGGTTTTCCTTCGCGGAATCACGCCCCTCCGCGGCCCCCTCCACGCTGCAACAGCTCAATGCAATCGTCGGATTGGATTACCAGCTTGCCGAGCAATGGCTCATGCGTGCCGAACTGCAACCGGGCATATACGGCGAGTTGGGTCAGGTGGATGGACGGCGCTTTGGCGCGCCGCTCATCTTGGGTTTCGTCAAGCTGGTCGATACCGATCTGCAGTGGTTCCTCGGTCTTCGTGTCGACCTGAGGAGCCACTACCCCGTGGCTCCGGCTGTGGGCGTCCGTTGGCAGTTCGCCGATCTCTGGACTCTGAATCTGATGTTGCCCAATCCGCGCCTGGAGTACGATGTGAACAGCAGGCTCAAGGCGTACGTCGGAGGGGGGATCATGGCCGGGACCTATGTGGTAGGCGACCATTTCGGCGATGGCCGTGGTAACAAGCGGCTCAACCACGCAACGCTCGACTATATCGAGCTGCGTGTCGGCCCCGGGCTTGCGTGGAAGGTTCGCCCCAATCTGACCCTGGAGGCTGAGGCGGGGTATGTGGTCCACCGAAGCTGGGATTTCTTTGACGAGCATGTCAAGTCCACCGATGACCCAGTGCCGTACCTGCAATTCTCCTGTTGCGCCCGGTTCTGA
- the dtd gene encoding D-aminoacyl-tRNA deacylase: MKAVIQRVCSASVVVEGEVVGEIGQGILVLLGVEKGDDEAKASWLAEKIISLRIFGDDSDKMNLSLRDVGGSLLAVSQFTLAGNCAKGRRPSFDSAAPPEEGRRLYDHFVQAVRAKGVATATGIFQADMRVSLVNDGPVTFILER; this comes from the coding sequence ATGAAAGCGGTGATCCAGCGGGTCTGTTCAGCCAGCGTGGTGGTGGAGGGAGAGGTTGTGGGGGAAATCGGCCAAGGCATCCTGGTGCTCTTGGGGGTGGAGAAGGGGGATGACGAGGCAAAGGCCTCCTGGCTGGCGGAGAAGATCATCTCCTTGCGCATCTTCGGCGACGACAGCGACAAGATGAACCTGTCGCTACGGGACGTGGGGGGAAGCCTGCTGGCCGTCTCCCAGTTCACCTTGGCGGGCAATTGCGCCAAGGGGAGGCGCCCCTCATTCGACAGTGCCGCCCCGCCGGAGGAGGGCAGGCGGCTGTACGACCATTTCGTGCAGGCGGTCAGGGCAAAGGGCGTGGCGACCGCCACAGGCATCTTCCAGGCCGACATGCGGGTCAGCCTGGTCAACGACGGGCCGGTGACCTTTATCCTGGAGAGATAG
- a CDS encoding GGDEF domain-containing protein, whose amino-acid sequence MRMDSAEIQLSLQQRFKGYDRIMGSISWLLIALVALDIKLMPTDHSSLVFLALLCLLLFFYNMNARYGLFCNRHSQFKTFIDLMVFLAFIIAVCWYTGRITSPFISLIYLVLMATALTQGRRITYLMAGLAITSYILLASDELRDFYNLSRILELFPYMLIAHLGAMLAGETESARREVEHLSLTDEVTGMHNMRNFFLLSDVQEKLAKRHDRGFAICMLDADNLKAINDEHGHLAGTELIRQVAAMISSTIRCSDICARYGGDEFVILFNETSKEDVAPTVERILSGMATTPFPFGSEYLTTTISAGLADFPADGSDVKSVMANADTAMYASKRSGKNRLTLYTSPAPAT is encoded by the coding sequence ATGCGCATGGATTCGGCCGAGATACAACTCAGCCTGCAGCAGCGTTTCAAGGGGTACGACCGCATCATGGGAAGCATCTCCTGGCTGCTAATCGCCCTTGTGGCGCTGGACATCAAACTCATGCCCACCGACCACTCAAGCCTGGTATTTCTGGCCTTGCTCTGTCTGCTGCTCTTCTTCTACAACATGAACGCCCGCTACGGACTGTTCTGCAACCGCCACAGCCAGTTCAAGACCTTCATCGACCTGATGGTTTTTTTGGCCTTCATCATAGCGGTCTGCTGGTACACCGGCCGCATCACCAGTCCCTTCATATCGCTGATCTACCTGGTGCTGATGGCCACGGCCCTGACCCAGGGGCGGCGGATCACCTACCTCATGGCCGGGTTGGCGATTACCTCCTACATCCTGCTGGCGTCCGATGAGCTGCGTGATTTCTACAACCTGTCCCGCATCCTGGAACTGTTCCCCTACATGCTGATCGCCCACCTGGGTGCCATGCTGGCCGGAGAGACCGAGAGCGCGCGGCGGGAGGTGGAGCACCTCTCGCTGACCGATGAAGTGACCGGCATGCACAACATGCGCAACTTCTTCCTGCTCTCCGACGTCCAGGAGAAACTGGCCAAACGCCACGACCGCGGCTTTGCCATCTGCATGCTGGACGCCGACAACCTCAAGGCGATCAACGACGAGCATGGCCATCTGGCCGGCACGGAACTGATCCGTCAGGTGGCAGCCATGATCTCTTCCACCATCCGCTGTTCCGACATCTGCGCCCGTTACGGCGGCGACGAGTTCGTGATCCTGTTCAACGAGACCAGCAAGGAAGATGTGGCCCCCACGGTGGAGCGGATCCTAAGCGGCATGGCCACCACCCCCTTCCCCTTCGGCAGCGAGTACCTGACCACCACCATTTCCGCCGGGCTGGCGGATTTTCCCGCTGACGGTTCCGATGTCAAGTCGGTCATGGCCAACGCCGACACCGCCATGTACGCCAGCAAGCGCAGCGGCAAGAACCGCCTGACCCTTTACACGAGCCCGGCTCCAGCGACATGA